The genomic segment CCATTGTCATGGCCTCTATGAGCTCGTAAAGATCGCCGTCAAGGTACTGGTCGAGCTTGTAGAGGGTGAGGCCTATTCTGTGGTCCGTGATGCGGTTTTGAGTGTAGTTGTACGTCCTGATCCTCTCCGAGCGGTCACCGGTGCCTATCTGGCCGCGTCTCTCGGAGGCGAGGTCGTCGCTCTGCTTTTGAAGCTCCATGTCGTATAGCTTGGCCCTCAGGTAGGCCATCGCCTTTATCCTGTTCTTTATCTGGGAGCGCTCGTCCTGGCAGGTCACCACCACGCCCGTGGGCAGATGGGTTATGCGCACGGCGGAGTCGGTCATGTTGACATGCTGCCCGCCCGCGCCGCTGGCTCGGTACGTGTCGATCTTCAGGTCCTCGTTCTTTATCTCGACGTCGACCTCCTCGACCTCGGGCAGGACCGCCACGGTGGCGGTCGAGGTGTGAATTCTGCCTCCGGCCTCGGTCACCGGCACCCTCTGCACCCGGTGAACTCCGCTCTCGAACTTCAGCTTGCTGTACGCTCCGTCGCCGTCGATGCGGAAGACGATCTCCTTGTAGCCGCCGATGCCGGTCTCGTTGTAGTCGACGCTTTCGGTGCGCCACCCCTCCCGCTCGGCGAAACGTGTATACATGCGGAAGAGCACGGCAGCGAACAGAGCCGCCTCCTCTCCTCCCGCTCCGGCCCTGATCTCCACCATGACGCTCTTTTCATCGTTCGGGTCCTCCGGGAGGAGCAGTATCTTCATCTCCTCCTCCACCTGCTGAAGTCGCTCCTCCTTGGCGGAGAGCTCCTCCCTCGCGAGGGTCTCTAGCTCCGGGTCGCCGCATTGAAGCAGGGACCTGGCCTCCTCGATGTCCCCGGAGACCTTTTTCAACTCGCGGAACTTGGTCACTACTGGGGTGAGCTTGGCGTGCTTCTTCGCCAGCGCCTGGAGCTCCTTCAGGTCTGAGTGAAAGGCCGGGTCGGCCATCTTCGACTCGGTCTCCTCGAAATCCCTCTCCAGTTCTTGCAGTTTCTCCCGCAGGCTCACTCCGGATCACCAC from the Synergistaceae bacterium genome contains:
- the prfA gene encoding peptide chain release factor 1, encoding MSLREKLQELERDFEETESKMADPAFHSDLKELQALAKKHAKLTPVVTKFRELKKVSGDIEEARSLLQCGDPELETLAREELSAKEERLQQVEEEMKILLLPEDPNDEKSVMVEIRAGAGGEEAALFAAVLFRMYTRFAEREGWRTESVDYNETGIGGYKEIVFRIDGDGAYSKLKFESGVHRVQRVPVTEAGGRIHTSTATVAVLPEVEEVDVEIKNEDLKIDTYRASGAGGQHVNMTDSAVRITHLPTGVVVTCQDERSQIKNRIKAMAYLRAKLYDMELQKQSDDLASERRGQIGTGDRSERIRTYNYTQNRITDHRIGLTLYKLDQYLDGDLYELIEAMTMADQSQKLHTAEV